From Acidipropionibacterium acidipropionici, one genomic window encodes:
- a CDS encoding glycine betaine ABC transporter substrate-binding protein encodes MVRKKLLALTALLSAGALALSGCGASNSGGGSAAGSSSDEPSSNVDQKWANCKVTDGVKDSSSMDADSKKDITIGAFNGWDESFATAHLIKYELDKQGYNVTIKGFDAGPGYTGVAGGDIDLITDAWLPLTHADYIKKFGDKLENLGCWYDNAKLTIAVNKDSKAQSIGDLKSMASEYNNTLYGIEAGAGLTKTTQNSAIPKYGLDNLNFKVSSTPAMLAQLKKSTEAKQDIAVTLWTPHWAYDAYPVRDLKDPKGAMGGAEVLYSFGRPGFEKDFPKAAQLVKNMAFDDKNLSSLENVMFSDDNYGGEDQDKAVAEWAKDNPDWMKNWQEGKLQVK; translated from the coding sequence ATGGTTAGGAAGAAGCTTCTGGCGCTCACCGCGCTGCTCAGCGCGGGAGCCTTGGCGCTGTCGGGCTGTGGCGCCTCCAACAGCGGAGGAGGATCGGCGGCGGGCAGCTCGTCCGACGAGCCGTCGTCCAACGTCGATCAGAAGTGGGCCAACTGCAAGGTCACCGACGGGGTCAAGGACTCCAGCAGCATGGACGCCGACAGCAAGAAGGACATCACGATCGGTGCCTTCAACGGCTGGGACGAGTCCTTCGCCACCGCCCACCTCATCAAGTATGAGCTGGACAAGCAGGGCTACAACGTGACGATCAAGGGCTTCGACGCAGGCCCCGGGTACACCGGCGTGGCCGGTGGGGATATCGATCTCATCACCGACGCCTGGCTGCCGCTGACCCACGCCGACTACATCAAGAAGTTCGGCGACAAGCTGGAGAACCTGGGCTGCTGGTACGACAACGCCAAGCTGACCATCGCCGTGAACAAGGACTCGAAGGCTCAGTCCATCGGCGACCTCAAGTCGATGGCCAGCGAGTACAACAACACGCTGTACGGCATCGAGGCGGGCGCCGGTCTGACCAAGACCACGCAGAACTCGGCCATCCCGAAGTACGGTCTGGACAACTTGAACTTCAAGGTGTCCTCGACGCCGGCCATGCTGGCCCAGCTGAAGAAGTCCACCGAGGCCAAGCAGGACATCGCGGTGACCCTGTGGACCCCCCACTGGGCCTACGATGCCTACCCGGTGCGTGACCTGAAGGATCCGAAGGGGGCCATGGGCGGCGCCGAGGTGCTGTACAGCTTCGGCCGGCCAGGCTTCGAGAAGGACTTCCCGAAGGCGGCCCAGCTTGTCAAGAACATGGCATTCGACGACAAGAACCTCTCAAGCCTGGAGAATGTGATGTTCTCCGACGATAACTATGGCGGAGAGGATCAGGACAAGGCCGTGGCCGAATGGGCCAAGGACAATCCCGATTGGATGAAGAACTGGCAGGAAGGAAAGCTGCAGGTCAAGTGA
- a CDS encoding ABC transporter permease translates to MGGFDFASPRIPLGSWIESFFTWFQQTFDWLISFFNIVVGGLYDGLSAVLSAPLYLIMIVILAAIAWLCASWKVALFTLIGFYVVRAVDQWENTMSTLALVLVAVVIALIIAIPLGILAAKRAGFSAFIKPVLDFMQTMPALAYLVPMIVLFSVGQVPGAVATIIFALPPGVRFTELGIRQVDAETVEAGAAFGASPTHILARIQIPLAMPTIMAGVNQVIMLALSMVVLSGMVGAGGLGGDVVAALSQVDIGLGMEAGVAVVVVAVFLDRITSGLAKRTPLARAQAAG, encoded by the coding sequence ATGGGTGGTTTTGATTTCGCCAGCCCTCGAATCCCGCTCGGTAGCTGGATCGAGAGCTTCTTCACCTGGTTCCAGCAGACGTTCGACTGGTTGATCTCGTTCTTCAACATCGTCGTCGGGGGGCTCTACGACGGCCTGTCCGCGGTGCTGTCCGCCCCCCTCTACCTGATCATGATCGTCATTTTGGCGGCCATCGCATGGCTGTGCGCCTCATGGAAGGTGGCGCTGTTCACGTTGATCGGCTTCTACGTGGTGCGCGCCGTGGACCAGTGGGAGAACACCATGAGCACACTCGCCCTGGTGCTCGTCGCCGTGGTGATCGCGCTCATCATCGCCATCCCGCTGGGCATCCTGGCGGCCAAACGCGCCGGCTTCTCGGCGTTCATCAAACCGGTGCTGGACTTCATGCAGACCATGCCGGCACTGGCCTACCTGGTGCCGATGATCGTGCTGTTCAGCGTCGGTCAGGTGCCCGGCGCGGTCGCGACGATCATCTTCGCGCTGCCGCCCGGTGTGCGATTCACCGAACTGGGTATCCGGCAGGTCGACGCCGAGACCGTGGAGGCCGGCGCGGCCTTCGGGGCGAGCCCGACCCACATCCTCGCCCGGATCCAGATCCCGCTGGCGATGCCCACCATCATGGCCGGCGTCAACCAGGTGATCATGCTCGCGCTGTCTATGGTGGTGCTGTCCGGCATGGTCGGCGCCGGCGGCCTCGGAGGAGACGTCGTCGCCGCCCTCTCGCAGGTCGACATCGGCCTGGGTATGGAGGCCGGAGTGGCCGTCGTGGTCGTCGCGGTCTTCCTGGACCGCATCACGAGCGGCCTGGCCAAGCGGACCCCGCTGGCGCGCGCTCAGGCGGCCGGCTGA
- a CDS encoding quaternary amine ABC transporter ATP-binding protein: MAIVRASHVFKVFGRHEQEVVDRLKAGERRSELAHLGTAAVIDASFGVEKGETFVVMGLSGSGKSTLIRMVNGLWAPSAGEITIGENVVSEMGATQLRALRREHVSMVFQHFALLPHLTVRENAAYGLKLQRKGDKKEQLEKANEWLHTVGLKGWGDKYPHQLSGGMQQRVGLARALAAGTDILLMDEAFSALDPLIRREMQDELVELQSKIQKTIIFITHDLNEAMYLGDHIAVMRNGRIAQIGTSEEILTQPADDYVADFIQDVDRTRVLTASTVMRETDAVVSTIARPRRVLRIMETLGVSGVFVVDENRRLLGTVDDQSVVNAAREGKTEISSIVDNSDILTVKPDAPLAQLFAPSSNARVPLAVVDDGFHLLGIVPRVALLDSMSRMNEGKAAEGVVTSLEDTGELPIITEDEPIGLEPADQRTTGSVSGSGSDQATDTPTHTDDDQKEA; encoded by the coding sequence GTGGCTATAGTACGTGCGTCACACGTCTTCAAGGTGTTTGGACGGCACGAGCAGGAAGTCGTCGACCGCCTGAAGGCGGGGGAACGCAGATCTGAGCTCGCCCATCTGGGTACTGCCGCCGTCATCGACGCCAGCTTCGGCGTCGAGAAGGGCGAGACGTTCGTCGTCATGGGCCTGTCCGGGTCGGGCAAGTCCACACTCATCCGCATGGTCAACGGCCTGTGGGCCCCATCGGCCGGTGAGATCACGATCGGCGAGAACGTCGTCTCCGAGATGGGCGCCACACAGCTGCGCGCGCTGCGTCGCGAGCACGTCTCGATGGTGTTCCAGCACTTCGCCCTGCTGCCGCACCTCACGGTGCGCGAGAACGCCGCCTACGGGCTGAAGCTCCAGCGCAAGGGTGACAAGAAGGAGCAGCTCGAGAAGGCCAATGAGTGGCTTCACACCGTCGGGCTGAAAGGCTGGGGGGACAAATATCCGCACCAGCTCTCCGGCGGCATGCAGCAGCGTGTCGGGCTGGCCAGGGCGCTGGCCGCCGGAACCGACATCCTTCTGATGGATGAGGCCTTCTCGGCGCTCGACCCGCTGATCCGCCGCGAGATGCAGGACGAGCTCGTCGAGCTGCAGTCGAAGATCCAGAAGACCATCATCTTCATCACCCACGACCTCAACGAGGCGATGTACCTCGGGGATCACATCGCGGTCATGCGCAACGGACGCATCGCCCAGATCGGTACCTCCGAGGAGATCCTCACCCAGCCGGCCGACGACTACGTGGCCGACTTCATCCAGGATGTCGACCGCACCCGCGTGCTCACCGCCTCGACCGTGATGAGGGAGACCGACGCGGTGGTGTCCACCATCGCCAGGCCCCGACGGGTGCTGCGCATCATGGAGACCCTCGGGGTCTCCGGCGTGTTCGTCGTCGATGAGAACCGGCGTCTGCTGGGCACCGTGGACGACCAGTCCGTGGTCAATGCGGCCCGTGAGGGCAAGACCGAGATCTCCTCGATCGTCGACAACTCGGACATCCTCACCGTCAAACCGGACGCCCCGCTGGCCCAGCTCTTCGCACCCAGCTCGAACGCCCGGGTGCCGCTGGCGGTGGTCGACGACGGGTTCCACCTCCTGGGCATTGTTCCGCGCGTCGCGCTGCTCGACTCCATGTCGCGGATGAACGAGGGCAAGGCCGCCGAGGGTGTGGTCACCTCCCTGGAGGACACCGGCGAACTCCCGATCATCACCGAGGATGAGCCGATCGGCCTGGAACCGGCCGATCAGCGCACGACCGGGTCGGTGAGCGGTAGCGGCTCAGACCAGGCGACCGACACCCCCACGCACACCGACGATGACCAGAAGGAGGCCTGA